A window from Mangifera indica cultivar Alphonso chromosome 2, CATAS_Mindica_2.1, whole genome shotgun sequence encodes these proteins:
- the LOC123200820 gene encoding protein BONZAI 3-like, protein MGMCCSALSGDVAGGKQGVGGALQRPTANQNNHGHKDAVDFFFRSRGLQPLFTQIELSLSASKLLDCDITSKSDPMTVVFAKKRDGTLEEIGRTEVIMNNLNPVWIEKISIAYQFEIVQPLVFRVYDVDTKYHNVPVKTLKLNDQDFLGEATCVLSEIVTKPNRTLTINLHYKYRSAVPRNLGTLSVQAEEIFASRSAVEIAFRCSHLENVDMFSKSDPFLRISRTVESGDPVPICKTDVISDNLNPIWRPVTLSMQQFGNKDNPLIIECFDFNSSGNHVLIGKIQSSVGDLEKLHQGRIGANFVKPTSHHGRQKVLKSQLFVDKFIEKEQYSFLDYISSGFELNFMVAVDFTASNGNPRNPDSLHYIDPSGRLNSYQQAIMEVGEVIQFYDSDRRFPAWGFGGRTVDGSISHCFNLNGSANGFEVDGVEGIMAAYANALHNVALAGPTLFGPVINTAAQIAGQSTSHDRSNYFVLLIITDGVVTDLQETKDALVRASDLPLSVLIVGVGGADFTQMEILDADKGHRLESSTGRVATRDIVQFVPMREVQRGEISVVQALLEELPGQFLSYMRCRDIKPFNIHMAGAHT, encoded by the exons TTATCTCTATCTGCTTCAAAATTACTTGATTGTGACATAACATCAAAG AGTGACCCCATGACGGTTGTTTTTGCAAAGAAAAGAGATGGGACATTGGAGGAGATTGGCCGTACAGAAGTCATTATGAACAATTTGAATCCTGTTTggattgaaaaaatttcaattgctTATCAATTTGAGATTGTCCAGCCATTGGT CTTTCGAGTTTATGATGTTGATACCAAATATCACAATGTACCGGTTAAG ACACTAAAGTTGAATGATCAAGATTTCTTAGGAGAAGCTACTTGCGTCCTGTCTGAA ATTGTAACGAAACCAAATCGTACTTTGACCATAAACCTCCATTACAAATATAGATCTGCAGTGCCAAGAAACTTGGGGACACTATCTGTCCAGGCTGAGGAAATCTTTGCTTCTAGGAGTGCTGTTGAGATAGCATTCCGCTGCTCCCATTTAGAAAATGTGGACATGTTTTCCAAAAGT gATCCTTTCTTAAGAATATCAAGAACTGTTGAGAGTGGAGATCCTGTTCCAATCTGCAAGACAGATGTAATAAGCGACAACTTGAATCCCATTTGGAGGCCAGTAACTTTGAGCATGCAGCAATTTGGAAACAAG GATAATCCATTAATTATTGAATGTTTTGATTTCAATAGCTCCGGAAATCATGTTCTCATAGG GAAAATTCAGAGCTCAGTTGGTGACCTTGAGAAACTGCACCAAGGAAGAATTGGTGCAAATTTTGTTAAACCCACTAGTCATCATGGCCGTCAAAAG GTTCTCAAAAGTCAGTTGTTCGTTGATAAGTTTATTGAGAAAGAGCAATATAGTTTTCTGGATTATATTTCTAGTGGCTTTGAGCTAAATTTTATGGTTGCAGTTGACTTTACAG CTTCAAATGGAAATCCTCGAAATCCTGACTCTTTGCACTATATTGACCCTTCAGGCCGATTGAATTCTTACCAACAG GCCATAATGGAAGTTGGGGAGGTCATACAATTTTATGATTCTGACAGACGCTTTCCTGCTTGGGGATTTGGAGGGAGAACAGTTGATGGCAGTATATCACATTGTTTTAATCTGAATGGAAGTGCCAATGGCTTTGAG GTCGACGGAGTCGAAGGCATCATGGCTGCTTATGCAAATGCTCTCCACAATGTTGCTCTAGCAGGACCCACTCTATTTGGTCCAGTGATAAACACAGCTGCTCAAATTGCTGGTCAGTCCACCTCACACGACAGAAGCAATTACTTTGTTTTGCTGATTATAACG GATGGAGTTGTGACAGATCTTCAAGAAACCAAAGATGCTTTGGTGAGAGCATCTGATCTTCCACTTTCAGTCCTTATTGTTGGAGTGGGAGGTGCCGATTTTACTCAGATGGAG ATTCTTGATGCTGATAAGGGTCATCGATTAGAAAGCTCTACAGGCCGGGTAGCTACACGAGACATTGTACAATTCGTTCCAATGCGAGAGGTTCAAA GAGGAGAAATTTCTGTTGTTCAAGCACTTTTGGAAGAGTTGCCTGGACAGTTTTTGAGCTACATGCGGTGTAGAGATATCAAACCATTCAATATCCACATGGCTGGAGCTCATACTTAA